Proteins encoded together in one Juglans regia cultivar Chandler chromosome 9, Walnut 2.0, whole genome shotgun sequence window:
- the LOC109016453 gene encoding 14 kDa proline-rich protein DC2.15-like, whose translation MGSERTTLQAALFISLINLLFFTLVSGNCYICPKPKPNPNPSPSTSTPAATQSCPRDALKLGVCAKLLNGTVGAVVGTPPDAPCCSLLGGLVDLEAAVCLCTAIKANILGINLNIPVSLSLLINTCGKNVPSGFQCA comes from the coding sequence ATGGGTTCGGAGAGAACGACTTTGCAAGCTGCTCTTTTCATCTCACTGATCAACCTTCTCTTCTTTACCCTTGTAAGTGGTAATTGCTACATTTGTCCTAAGCCTAAGCCAAACCCTAACCCAAGCCCGAGTACTAGTACTCCTGCAGCCACGCAGAGCTGCCCCAGAGACGCCCTGAAGCTGGGAGTTTGTGCCAAGTTACTTAATGGAACGGTCGGTGCAGTTGTTGGGACCCCACCAGATGCCCCATGCTGTTCTCTACTTGGAGGGCTTGTCGATCTTGAAGCTGCAGTCTGCCTCTGCACTGCCATTAAGGCTAACATTCTTGGCATCAATCTTAACATCCCCGTTTCCCTTAGCTTGCTCATCAATACTTGTGGGAAGAACGTCCCCTCTGGCTTCCAATGTGCCTAG